The nucleotide window ATCGTACGGGAAACGCCGATTCCGTAGCAACCCATAATCATTGGTTTTGTTCTTCCATTTTCATCAAGGATTTCGGCATTCATTGCCTCGCTGTATCTAGTACCAAGCTTGAAAACATGTCCAACTTCAATGCCTTTTGCGAAGACGATTGTTCCCTGCCCATCTGGAGAAGGATCACCTTCTTTGATGAAGCGCAGGTCTGTATAAGAAGTAACCTTGAAATCACGCTCAGGGTTTACATTCTTATAATGGTAATCCTCTTCATTTGCTCCGCAGACTCCATTGACTACTGCTTGTACAGCATTGTCTGCAATAACCTCAACAGCTTCTACTCCGACAGTCCCAAGAGAACCTACTGAGCACCCAAGAACATCTTTAGTTGTCGCTGTATCTGCTAGTTCAACAACTGAAGCCTCAAAGTGATTCTTCAATTTAATATCGTTCACATCATGATCTCCCCGCACTAAGACAAGTACATAGCGATCATCCACTTTGAAAAGCAAAGATTTGATGCAATCTTTAGACTCCACATTAAGGTAGGAAGAGACTTCTTCAATGGTCTTCTTGTTTTCAGTCTGTATTTTTTCAAGTTCCTCAACAGGTTCACTGCTCGTCTCATAAACAGCAGTTACTGGTGCCATTTCGATATTCGCCGCGTATTCAGAACAATCGGAATATGCAATCGTATCTTCACCGACATCTGAAAGGACCATGAATTCATGAGTATCCTTCCCTCCCATTGCACCAGAATCAGCGATAACGGCACGGAAGTTCAAGCCACAACGTCTAAACACATTGGAGTATGCCTGGAATAGACGTTCATAAACATCATCCAGACTCTCTTGTGTAGCATGGAAAGAGTATGCGTCCTTCATGATAAATTCACGACCGCGAAGGAGACCAAATCTTGGTCGTTTTTCGTCACGGAATTTAGTCTGAATCTGATAAAGTGTCAACGGAAGACGTTTATAAGATTTTACTTCATCACGGACAAGGCTGGTGATAACCTCTTCATGAGTTGCGCCAAGGGCAAACTCACGGTCATGCCTGTCTTTTAATCTCATAAGCTCCGGTCCATACGAATACCAGCGGCCTGATTCCTGCCATAGTTCAGCTTGCTGCAGAGCTGGCATGAATAACTCGGCAGCACCCGCATTGTTCATTTCTTCTCTGATGATTGCTTCTACTTTCTGCAGTACTTTGCGCCCTAAAGGCATATATGTATAGACACCGCTAGCATTTTGGCGAATGAATCCAGCCCTGAGCAGCAGCTGATGACTTTTGACTTCTGCATCTGATGGAACTTCTCTTAATGTAGGAATAAGCGACATGCTTTGCTTCATTGATTACACCTCATAGAATTAATTCATGTTTATTAAAAAATGTTCCTGCCCGGTGGAGTCCGGGCAGGAAGTTAAATGTGTTATTGATTAGCTAACTTACAGGAAGAACCTTTGAATATCATTCCAAGTTACCACAAGCATTAGCAGCATTAATAATGCGAAGCCAACAAAGTGG belongs to Mesobacillus subterraneus and includes:
- a CDS encoding proline--tRNA ligase, with the translated sequence MKQSMSLIPTLREVPSDAEVKSHQLLLRAGFIRQNASGVYTYMPLGRKVLQKVEAIIREEMNNAGAAELFMPALQQAELWQESGRWYSYGPELMRLKDRHDREFALGATHEEVITSLVRDEVKSYKRLPLTLYQIQTKFRDEKRPRFGLLRGREFIMKDAYSFHATQESLDDVYERLFQAYSNVFRRCGLNFRAVIADSGAMGGKDTHEFMVLSDVGEDTIAYSDCSEYAANIEMAPVTAVYETSSEPVEELEKIQTENKKTIEEVSSYLNVESKDCIKSLLFKVDDRYVLVLVRGDHDVNDIKLKNHFEASVVELADTATTKDVLGCSVGSLGTVGVEAVEVIADNAVQAVVNGVCGANEEDYHYKNVNPERDFKVTSYTDLRFIKEGDPSPDGQGTIVFAKGIEVGHVFKLGTRYSEAMNAEILDENGRTKPMIMGCYGIGVSRTMAAVAEQFNDENGLVWSTTISPFDVHLIAVNMKDSAQAELAEELYSSLQAAGMEVLMDDRQERPGVKFADSDLIGLPVRVTVGKKAGDGIVEVKIRKNGEMQEVQKDELADALKNILKEL